In one Roseinatronobacter monicus genomic region, the following are encoded:
- a CDS encoding transcriptional regulator: protein MQTLKVTTVGASSGVILTKEVMAHLKVKKGDTLYLTESADGGYRLTPYNPEFARQMSIAEEIMHDDREVLRALAK, encoded by the coding sequence ATGCAGACGCTTAAAGTCACCACCGTGGGAGCTTCGTCGGGAGTGATCCTGACCAAAGAGGTTATGGCGCATCTGAAGGTCAAGAAGGGTGACACACTCTATCTGACCGAGTCCGCTGACGGCGGTTATCGCTTGACCCCCTACAACCCCGAATTTGCGCGGCAGATGTCGATTGCTGAAGAGATCATGCATGACGATCGTGAAGTTCTGCGCGCGCTGGCAAAGTGA